The Patescibacteria group bacterium genome includes a region encoding these proteins:
- a CDS encoding 30S ribosomal protein S7, translating to MRSKPAPKRQVAPDPKHRNVIIGKFINHVMERGKKTVAQGVVYDM from the coding sequence ATGCGATCCAAACCAGCCCCAAAACGCCAAGTTGCCCCTGATCCGAAACACCGCAATGTGATTATTGGAAAGTTTATCAATCACGTCATGGAACGCGGAAAGAAAACCGTCGCCCAGGGTGTGGTTTATGATATGT